One Sodalinema gerasimenkoae IPPAS B-353 DNA segment encodes these proteins:
- a CDS encoding ATP-binding protein, translating to MSQASSQEIIQQQRAQLEELQLQLEVEQNQRELLTQQLASSERQLRGILGAIMDVVLEIEINEGEIQEIDVAPTHLSALYNAQDSRSGWVDRMITQFFQPETGEHWLAQIKQVLADRQRRDFDYVLTISGRDVWFSAQISPLSPTRVIWVARDISDRKYYSDALQLIVEGTTSETGQAFFDACVRYLAEALQVRYAIVSEFATSQQTRLRSLAYWTGETWHHRFEYDIQNTPCAEVLRGNICYYADRVAELFPHDRDLQDIGAVSYVGIPLYSSTHEILGHLAVIDTKAIPIDKNYEKILRIFAARAGTELERVQAEKALKASERQYRTLVETANCIILRWDLQGEIKFINQFGADFFGFNVAELIGQPVLGTIVPRQDSSGQNLQELVKEICRHPNNFLSNENENINRAGERFYISWVNQLTQVGDQSELLSIGTDVRDRKRAEDRLSKKLKQETLLNQITYQIRQSLDIQEMFKVAVEEITKVFQVSRCHLQIYQEEPTPNFPKNAEYRDCDYAYCDTHILWVRENPYVQKLLESDSALATDNLPEDDLLQALVPVDTQLKSILSIRTSYQEKANGILSLHQCDRPRHWTKDDINLLESVASRLGIAIAQANLLAQAKQRQVELEAARRGAEDANQAKSQFLANMSHELRTPLNAILGFSQLMTRQGSLNDEQRHHLGVIQNSGEHLLQLINEILDMSKIEAGHIQLNPTQFDLYHLLESLEGMFHLRASQKLIQLQVHRSPNLPQFIEADEGKLRQVLMNLLSNAIKFTDQGQVNLRLCRINPDIEALETRPPASHLCIEVEDTGPGIAPEDLETIFEAFVQTDLSSHHQTGTGLGLAISQKFVQMMGGQLEVESDLGCGSRFYFSLPIVDVHPSQVTGVQSPTLQRRVISLAENQPDYRILVVEDRWESRQFLVELLKSVGFQVREAENGQEAIDQWQAWHPHLIWMDMRMPQMSGYEATEWIKAHLKGQATVIIALTASALENEKSVVLSAGCDDFVRKPFRESTIFEKIAHYLGVHYCYEDSSIDPKPGSDSRLLCESEMVNCLGQLGQAWRQSLKDAVELADEDLILKLLETLPDDQAPLRQTIRQLVDEFQYGTLLDRLSFPSLD from the coding sequence ATGTCACAGGCTTCTTCTCAAGAGATTATCCAGCAACAACGGGCGCAATTGGAGGAGCTTCAGTTACAACTGGAGGTTGAACAGAATCAACGTGAGTTACTGACGCAACAACTCGCCTCTTCAGAACGCCAATTGCGGGGCATTTTAGGGGCAATTATGGATGTGGTCTTAGAAATTGAGATAAACGAGGGAGAAATCCAAGAAATTGATGTCGCCCCAACCCATCTAAGTGCCTTATATAATGCTCAAGATAGCCGCAGTGGCTGGGTGGATCGGATGATCACTCAGTTTTTTCAGCCGGAAACTGGGGAACATTGGCTCGCTCAAATTAAACAAGTTTTGGCGGATAGGCAACGGCGTGATTTTGACTATGTCTTGACAATTTCGGGTCGAGATGTTTGGTTTTCAGCCCAGATTTCTCCGTTAAGTCCCACTCGCGTCATTTGGGTGGCTCGGGATATTAGCGATCGCAAGTATTATTCCGATGCGCTACAACTAATTGTGGAGGGAACCACCTCAGAAACAGGTCAAGCGTTTTTTGATGCCTGTGTGCGCTATTTAGCCGAAGCGTTGCAGGTCCGTTATGCGATCGTGAGTGAGTTTGCCACGTCTCAACAAACTCGCCTGCGTTCTTTAGCCTATTGGACGGGAGAAACGTGGCATCATCGGTTTGAATATGATATTCAGAATACCCCCTGTGCAGAAGTTTTACGGGGGAATATTTGCTATTACGCAGACCGTGTCGCTGAGTTATTCCCCCATGATCGCGACCTCCAAGATATTGGCGCTGTGAGTTATGTGGGAATCCCTCTCTATAGTTCCACCCATGAGATTTTAGGGCATTTGGCTGTTATTGATACTAAAGCCATTCCGATTGATAAAAACTATGAGAAAATCCTAAGAATTTTTGCCGCCCGTGCGGGAACTGAGTTGGAGCGCGTCCAGGCAGAGAAAGCCTTAAAAGCCAGTGAACGACAGTATCGAACCCTCGTTGAAACCGCAAATTGTATTATTTTACGCTGGGATTTACAGGGTGAAATTAAATTTATCAATCAATTTGGCGCAGATTTTTTCGGATTTAACGTTGCCGAACTTATCGGTCAGCCCGTCTTAGGGACTATTGTCCCAAGGCAAGATTCATCGGGACAGAATTTACAAGAATTAGTCAAAGAAATATGTCGACATCCCAATAATTTCTTATCGAACGAAAATGAGAATATTAACCGGGCAGGCGAGCGATTTTATATTAGCTGGGTGAATCAGCTTACCCAAGTTGGAGACCAGTCTGAACTGCTCTCAATTGGCACAGATGTGAGGGATCGCAAACGAGCAGAGGATAGGCTATCCAAGAAACTCAAGCAAGAAACGCTCCTAAATCAAATTACCTATCAAATTCGCCAAAGCTTGGATATTCAGGAAATGTTTAAGGTAGCGGTTGAAGAAATCACCAAGGTCTTTCAGGTGAGTCGCTGTCATCTGCAAATCTATCAAGAAGAACCAACTCCAAACTTCCCTAAAAATGCAGAATACCGAGACTGTGACTATGCCTATTGTGATACCCATATCCTATGGGTTCGGGAAAATCCCTATGTTCAAAAACTGTTGGAGAGTGATTCTGCCCTAGCAACAGACAACTTGCCGGAGGATGACCTGCTGCAAGCTCTAGTTCCTGTCGATACTCAGCTCAAATCAATCCTGAGTATTCGGACTTCGTATCAGGAAAAAGCCAATGGCATTCTCAGTTTGCACCAATGCGATCGCCCCCGTCATTGGACAAAAGACGATATCAACCTATTAGAGTCAGTCGCCAGTCGGCTCGGGATTGCGATCGCCCAAGCGAATCTCCTTGCTCAAGCCAAACAACGCCAGGTGGAACTCGAAGCGGCCCGGCGGGGTGCGGAAGACGCGAATCAGGCCAAAAGCCAATTTCTCGCCAACATGAGTCATGAACTGCGAACCCCCCTCAATGCCATCTTAGGCTTCAGCCAACTCATGACCCGCCAAGGTTCTCTCAATGACGAACAACGCCACCATCTCGGCGTGATCCAAAACAGTGGTGAGCATCTCCTGCAACTGATCAACGAAATTTTGGATATGTCAAAAATTGAAGCCGGCCATATCCAACTCAATCCCACCCAGTTTGATTTATATCATCTGCTTGAGAGCCTAGAAGGGATGTTTCACCTCCGGGCATCCCAAAAGCTGATCCAACTCCAGGTACATCGCTCCCCCAACCTGCCCCAATTCATTGAAGCCGACGAAGGGAAACTGCGACAAGTCTTGATGAACCTACTCAGTAACGCCATTAAATTCACCGACCAGGGACAGGTTAACCTGCGTCTGTGCCGAATTAACCCAGACATCGAGGCCCTGGAGACGAGACCTCCAGCCTCTCATCTATGTATTGAAGTCGAAGATACCGGCCCCGGCATTGCTCCAGAGGATTTAGAAACCATTTTTGAGGCCTTTGTGCAAACTGACTTGAGCAGCCATCATCAGACTGGCACCGGTCTGGGCCTCGCCATCAGTCAAAAATTTGTTCAGATGATGGGGGGACAATTAGAGGTCGAGAGTGACCTAGGTTGCGGCAGTCGTTTTTATTTCTCCCTGCCTATTGTCGATGTACATCCGTCCCAGGTGACAGGGGTACAGTCCCCAACTTTGCAACGACGGGTGATCAGCCTCGCCGAGAATCAACCCGACTATCGCATTTTAGTGGTGGAAGATCGCTGGGAAAGTCGTCAGTTCTTGGTCGAACTCCTTAAGTCCGTGGGGTTTCAGGTACGTGAGGCGGAAAATGGTCAAGAAGCCATTGACCAATGGCAAGCTTGGCATCCTCATCTGATTTGGATGGATATGCGGATGCCACAAATGAGTGGTTATGAAGCTACAGAATGGATTAAAGCCCATTTGAAAGGACAGGCAACGGTCATTATTGCGTTAACCGCTAGTGCTTTAGAAAATGAGAAATCCGTCGTCCTCTCTGCTGGCTGCGATGACTTTGTTCGTAAACCCTTCCGAGAATCGACCATTTTTGAGAAAATTGCTCACTACCTCGGTGTTCACTACTGTTATGAGGACTCCTCCATCGACCCTAAGCCAGGGTCGGATTCCCGCCTCCTTTGCGAGTCTGAGATGGTGAACTGTCTAGGCCAACTTGGGCAAGCCTGGCGACAAAGTCTCAAAGATGCTGTGGAACTTGCCGATGAGGACTTAATTTTGAAACTCCTAGAAACTCTCCCGGATGACCAGGCTCCCTTGCGCCAAACCATTCGTCAACTTGTTGATGAATTTCAATATGGTACATTATTAGATAGACTTTCGTTTCCTTCTTTAGACTAA
- a CDS encoding Rqc2 family fibronectin-binding protein translates to MQPVDFTTLCAIYADFRTFWLPARLEQVIQSDRTQLALALRTLDRRGWLRLCWHPQAAHLCLSSPPPKVPDTFTFSDQLRHQLKGLALVEVAPLSPWERVLDFKFARRPGDPLQSHLYVEIMGKYSNVILTNAENLIITAAHQVSAQQSRVRPILTGQPYEPPPAMSGATPRLDESFERWQERISLIPDSLRRNLLKPYRGLSSALVRSLCAQAQLNPEISTDQLSDADWQRLFDSWQQWLTALETQTFQPGWTDSGYTVLGGDAQTPADSIQTLIDRYYSDRLNQQLFQQLRHQLSQKLSQTLKKLNLKRQTFRDKLDQSADADQHRHQADLLMAHLQDWTPGMSEIVLADFETGDPITIPLDPEKNAVTNAQALYKRHQKLRRAKQAVQPLLQATEAEISYLQQVEAALDQLDSYQQAADLTALEDIRDELVEQDYLSSPQHRPQRENAPDPFHHFQTPSGLEILVGRNNRQNDQLSFRIATEYDLWFHTQEIPGSHVLLRLPPGTQPDPKDLQFAADIAAYYSRARDSDAAPVVYAEPKYVYKPKGAKPGMAIYKHETVLWGNPGEVERQLEPK, encoded by the coding sequence GTGCAACCCGTCGATTTCACCACCCTTTGCGCCATTTATGCCGATTTCCGGACATTTTGGCTGCCCGCTCGTCTTGAACAAGTCATTCAAAGCGATCGCACCCAACTGGCCCTAGCCCTACGCACCCTCGACCGCCGTGGCTGGCTCCGTCTATGTTGGCATCCCCAAGCTGCCCATCTCTGTCTGAGCAGTCCCCCCCCCAAAGTTCCCGACACCTTCACCTTCAGCGACCAACTGCGCCATCAACTCAAAGGACTGGCCTTAGTTGAGGTGGCCCCCCTCTCTCCCTGGGAACGAGTCCTCGACTTTAAATTTGCCCGTCGCCCCGGAGATCCCCTTCAGAGTCATCTCTACGTGGAAATCATGGGCAAATACAGCAACGTGATTCTCACCAACGCCGAGAACCTGATTATCACCGCCGCCCATCAAGTCAGCGCCCAACAGTCTCGCGTGCGGCCAATTCTTACCGGACAACCCTACGAACCACCCCCAGCCATGAGCGGGGCCACCCCCCGATTGGATGAATCCTTCGAGCGTTGGCAAGAGCGCATCAGCTTGATTCCCGACTCTCTCCGGCGCAATCTCCTCAAACCCTATCGCGGCCTAAGTTCCGCCCTAGTGCGATCGCTCTGCGCCCAGGCCCAACTCAACCCCGAAATCTCCACCGACCAACTCTCAGACGCCGATTGGCAGCGCCTCTTTGACAGTTGGCAACAGTGGCTCACCGCCCTAGAAACCCAGACCTTTCAACCCGGCTGGACCGACAGCGGCTACACCGTCCTCGGCGGAGATGCCCAAACCCCCGCCGACAGCATTCAGACCCTCATTGACCGCTACTACAGCGATCGCCTCAACCAACAACTCTTCCAACAACTGCGCCATCAACTGAGCCAAAAACTCAGCCAAACCCTCAAAAAACTCAATCTCAAGCGGCAAACCTTCCGCGACAAACTCGACCAATCCGCCGACGCCGACCAACACCGACACCAGGCCGATCTACTCATGGCCCATCTGCAAGACTGGACTCCGGGCATGAGCGAAATCGTCCTAGCAGATTTTGAAACCGGCGACCCCATCACCATCCCTCTCGACCCCGAAAAGAATGCCGTTACCAACGCCCAGGCGCTCTACAAACGGCATCAAAAACTCCGACGAGCCAAACAAGCCGTTCAGCCCCTTTTACAAGCCACAGAGGCAGAAATAAGCTACTTACAACAAGTCGAGGCGGCCCTCGACCAACTTGATTCCTATCAGCAGGCCGCCGATCTCACCGCCCTCGAAGACATCCGTGACGAACTCGTCGAGCAAGACTATCTCAGCTCCCCCCAACATCGCCCTCAGAGAGAGAACGCCCCTGACCCCTTCCATCACTTTCAGACCCCCAGCGGTTTAGAGATCCTCGTCGGCCGCAACAACCGTCAGAACGATCAACTCTCCTTCCGCATCGCCACTGAATACGACCTTTGGTTCCACACCCAAGAAATCCCGGGGAGCCATGTACTGCTGCGACTTCCCCCCGGAACCCAGCCTGACCCGAAAGACCTCCAGTTTGCGGCCGACATTGCCGCCTACTATAGCCGTGCCAGAGATAGTGATGCGGCCCCTGTGGTCTATGCCGAACCCAAATATGTCTATAAACCCAAAGGGGCCAAACCCGGCATGGCTATCTATAAGCATGAAACCGTCCTCTGGGGTAATCCCGGAGAGGTCGAACGACAACTTGAACCAAAATAG
- the remA gene encoding extracellular matrix/biofilm regulator RemA — translation MDIQLINIGFGNIVSANRVVAIVSPESAPIKRIIIDARERGQLVDATYGRRTRAVIVTDSSHVILSAIQPETVANRFVFNKDGKEAHT, via the coding sequence ATGGATATTCAACTTATTAACATCGGCTTTGGCAATATCGTTTCGGCGAATCGCGTTGTTGCCATCGTTAGCCCTGAGTCGGCTCCCATTAAGCGTATCATTATCGATGCCAGAGAGCGGGGTCAGTTGGTGGATGCGACCTATGGTCGTCGCACGCGCGCAGTGATTGTCACCGATTCGAGTCATGTGATTCTCTCGGCGATCCAACCCGAAACCGTTGCCAACCGCTTTGTTTTCAATAAAGATGGTAAGGAGGCTCATACGTAA
- the gmk gene encoding guanylate kinase encodes MTAGKLIVLTGPSGVGKGTLLRSLRQRHPELCLSISATTRQPRQGEVDGVDYHFLTRQEFQDKIAQDAFIEWAEFAGNYYGTPRQSLETQMAQGHWVILEIEVEGARQVRRSFPDALLVFVHPPSFAELERRLRGRDRDSDEAIRRRLERAKEELQAADEFDVQVTNGVIEEALQALEVAVFARRKT; translated from the coding sequence ATGACTGCTGGAAAATTAATTGTCTTGACAGGTCCGAGTGGGGTTGGTAAAGGGACGTTACTGCGATCGCTACGCCAACGCCACCCGGAGCTTTGTCTGTCGATTTCGGCGACGACTCGTCAACCCCGTCAAGGTGAAGTGGATGGGGTGGATTATCATTTTTTGACTCGGCAGGAGTTTCAGGACAAGATTGCCCAGGATGCCTTTATTGAATGGGCCGAGTTTGCGGGCAATTACTATGGAACCCCGCGCCAATCCTTGGAAACACAGATGGCGCAGGGTCATTGGGTGATTTTAGAGATTGAAGTGGAAGGGGCCCGCCAGGTGCGCCGCAGCTTCCCGGATGCGTTGTTGGTGTTTGTTCATCCTCCTTCGTTTGCGGAGTTAGAACGGCGGCTTCGGGGGCGCGATCGCGACTCAGACGAGGCGATTCGGCGGCGACTCGAACGGGCCAAGGAGGAACTTCAAGCGGCTGACGAGTTTGATGTACAGGTCACCAATGGGGTGATTGAAGAGGCGCTTCAGGCGCTTGAAGTGGCAGTGTTTGCTAGACGGAAAACTTGA
- a CDS encoding Mo-dependent nitrogenase C-terminal domain-containing protein: MLRIVNLFLAPIDGWLASLEINSPQLATAIVRLIPAQCPFERDISLWGHHLFHIPPMCKLNPLYDRFVELRFRALCYLVDTCGSDISAFS, from the coding sequence ATGCTTCGTATTGTGAATCTGTTCCTAGCTCCCATCGACGGCTGGCTGGCATCCCTAGAGATTAACAGTCCCCAACTCGCCACGGCGATTGTGCGTCTAATTCCTGCACAATGCCCCTTTGAGCGCGATATCAGCCTATGGGGCCATCACTTGTTCCATATTCCTCCCATGTGCAAACTCAACCCCCTCTACGATCGCTTCGTTGAGTTACGCTTTCGCGCCCTCTGCTACCTCGTCGACACCTGCGGAAGCGACATCAGCGCCTTCTCCTAA
- the nuoK gene encoding NADH-quinone oxidoreductase subunit NuoK, translated as MQLEYFLLLAAALFCIGIYGLINSRNAVRVLMSIELLLNAVNLNLMAFSNYLDADAKGQVFSVFVITIAAAEAAVGLAIVLAIYRNRDTIDMEQFNLLKW; from the coding sequence CTGCAACTGGAATATTTCTTACTCTTGGCCGCTGCTCTCTTCTGCATTGGCATTTATGGACTCATTAATAGCCGTAATGCGGTGCGGGTGTTGATGTCCATTGAGCTGTTATTAAATGCCGTGAATCTAAATCTGATGGCATTCTCCAACTATCTGGATGCGGATGCCAAAGGACAAGTATTTTCGGTGTTTGTGATTACGATCGCAGCGGCGGAAGCGGCAGTCGGGTTAGCGATTGTGCTTGCGATTTACCGTAACCGTGACACCATTGACATGGAACAGTTCAACTTATTGAAGTGGTAA
- a CDS encoding NADH-quinone oxidoreductase subunit J, whose product MNLAEGVQLVSFGILVATTIAASLGVVLLENIVYSAFLLGGVFISMAGLYLLLNADFVAAAQILVYVGAVNVLIIFAIMLVNKTEVFKPMKNAWFRKGATALVCVGLFALLGTMIQSTSWAVLETIEPVSSTALRLGQHFFSDFLLPFELVSVLLLMAMVGAIILARREFIPDLDAEQEFVFTLPERPREPVGAIGEAPDDSDS is encoded by the coding sequence GTGAATTTAGCTGAAGGCGTTCAACTCGTCTCATTTGGAATCTTAGTCGCGACGACCATCGCTGCTTCTTTGGGCGTGGTCTTACTGGAAAATATTGTCTATTCTGCGTTTCTTCTCGGGGGCGTGTTTATCAGTATGGCGGGGTTATATCTGCTGCTGAATGCTGATTTTGTCGCCGCTGCCCAAATCCTCGTCTATGTCGGTGCTGTCAACGTGCTGATTATTTTCGCCATTATGTTGGTGAATAAAACCGAGGTCTTTAAGCCGATGAAAAATGCCTGGTTCCGCAAAGGGGCAACGGCTTTAGTCTGTGTGGGCTTGTTTGCTCTGTTGGGGACGATGATTCAATCGACCTCCTGGGCTGTGTTGGAGACGATTGAACCGGTTTCGAGTACGGCACTGCGTCTCGGACAACATTTCTTTAGTGATTTCTTGTTGCCCTTTGAGTTGGTCTCGGTGCTGCTGCTGATGGCGATGGTGGGGGCAATTATTTTGGCTCGCCGGGAATTTATCCCGGATTTGGATGCCGAGCAAGAGTTTGTGTTTACGCTCCCTGAACGTCCCCGCGAACCGGTTGGGGCGATCGGAGAGGCTCCTGATGATTCTGACAGTTAA
- the ndhI gene encoding NAD(P)H-quinone oxidoreductase subunit I: protein MKFLKQVGDYAKDSFQAAKFIGQGLAVTFDHMGRRPVTVQYPYEKLIPSERYRGRIHFEFDKCISCEVCVRVCPINLPVVDWEFNKEQKKKKLNHYSIDFGVCIFCGNCVEYCPTNCLSMTEEYELSAYDRHELNYDSVALGRLPEKVTLDPMVQPIRELAYLPKGVTEPHDLPKGSQRAGRHPEDILEELEQEKAKRQKASADSENN from the coding sequence CTGAAGTTTCTCAAACAAGTCGGCGACTACGCCAAAGACTCCTTTCAAGCGGCCAAATTTATCGGCCAGGGATTAGCCGTTACCTTCGACCATATGGGTCGTCGGCCGGTGACCGTGCAATATCCCTATGAAAAACTGATTCCCTCAGAACGCTATCGGGGCCGGATTCACTTTGAATTTGATAAGTGCATCTCCTGCGAAGTCTGTGTGCGGGTTTGCCCCATCAACCTCCCCGTGGTGGATTGGGAATTTAACAAAGAACAGAAGAAAAAGAAACTCAACCACTACAGCATTGATTTCGGGGTTTGTATCTTTTGTGGCAACTGCGTGGAGTACTGCCCCACCAACTGTTTGTCTATGACCGAAGAGTACGAACTCAGTGCCTACGATCGCCATGAACTCAACTACGATAGCGTGGCCCTAGGACGACTTCCCGAAAAAGTCACCCTCGATCCGATGGTACAACCGATACGAGAACTGGCATACTTACCCAAGGGTGTCACCGAACCCCACGATCTGCCCAAAGGATCTCAACGTGCGGGTCGTCACCCTGAGGATATCCTCGAAGAACTCGAACAAGAGAAGGCGAAGCGGCAAAAAGCCAGCGCCGACTCTGAGAACAACTGA
- the nuoH gene encoding NADH-quinone oxidoreductase subunit NuoH, which produces MESGIDLQGSVIEILGGFGIPAGLAKVIWMPVPMLLMLVAATVGVLVSVWLERKISAAAQQRVGPEFAGPLGTLQPVADGLKLLFKEDIIPTRADPWLFTLGPAIVVIPVFLSYLIVPFGQNLVITDLSIGAFLWIALSSITPIGLLMSGYSSNNKYALIGGLRAAAQSISYEIPLALSVLAIVLMSNSLSTIDIVNQQADYGILSWNLWRQPVGFVIFWVAALAETERLPFDLPEAEEELVAGYQTEYTGMKFALFYLGSYVNLVLSALFVSIFYLGGWTLPIPVETLTQWLGVNEFSPAVQVITGSLGITMVLLKTYLFVFLAILLRWTTPRVRIDQLLDLGWKFLLPVSLANLLITAALKLAFPVAFGG; this is translated from the coding sequence ATGGAATCAGGAATCGACCTCCAAGGTAGTGTAATCGAGATCCTCGGGGGCTTTGGTATCCCAGCCGGATTGGCCAAAGTCATCTGGATGCCCGTCCCCATGCTGCTGATGTTGGTAGCCGCCACCGTCGGAGTTTTAGTCTCCGTTTGGCTAGAGCGGAAAATCTCCGCCGCCGCTCAACAGCGGGTTGGCCCCGAGTTTGCCGGGCCCTTGGGGACCTTGCAACCCGTTGCCGACGGCTTAAAGCTACTGTTCAAAGAAGACATCATCCCCACGCGGGCCGATCCCTGGCTCTTTACCCTTGGCCCGGCGATCGTCGTGATCCCCGTCTTTCTGTCCTATCTCATCGTTCCCTTCGGACAGAACCTCGTCATTACCGACCTCAGTATCGGTGCCTTCCTCTGGATTGCCCTATCGAGTATTACCCCCATCGGCTTACTGATGTCCGGGTACTCCTCCAACAATAAATATGCCCTCATTGGGGGATTACGGGCTGCAGCTCAGTCTATCAGCTACGAAATCCCTCTCGCCTTATCGGTGTTGGCGATCGTCTTGATGTCCAATAGCCTCAGTACCATCGACATCGTCAACCAGCAAGCTGACTACGGCATTCTCAGTTGGAACCTCTGGCGACAACCCGTCGGGTTTGTCATCTTCTGGGTTGCCGCCTTAGCTGAAACCGAGCGACTTCCCTTTGACCTTCCTGAAGCAGAAGAAGAACTGGTGGCTGGGTATCAGACTGAATACACCGGCATGAAATTTGCCCTGTTCTATCTGGGTTCTTACGTCAACCTGGTTCTTAGCGCCCTTTTCGTCTCCATCTTCTACCTCGGAGGTTGGACACTCCCGATTCCCGTTGAAACCTTAACCCAATGGCTTGGGGTGAACGAATTTTCCCCCGCTGTGCAGGTCATCACCGGTTCCCTCGGAATCACCATGGTTTTGTTGAAAACCTACCTGTTTGTGTTTCTGGCGATTTTGCTGCGCTGGACGACACCTCGAGTTCGCATTGACCAACTCTTGGACCTAGGCTGGAAGTTCTTGCTTCCCGTCTCCCTAGCCAACTTGCTCATTACCGCCGCCCTCAAACTTGCCTTCCCAGTTGCGTTTGGTGGCTAA
- a CDS encoding GNAT family N-acetyltransferase, which produces MSDRLGTQSRIYFSTDRSIDLYELEELCDSVGWARRPLRKVRKALEHSYMVVSMWEVRGTRKRLIGFARATSDCAFNATVWDVAIRPEFQGKGLGKALMSYLISKLRRDDISNITLFADPHVVKFYGGLGFLADPEGIKGMFWYPN; this is translated from the coding sequence ATGAGCGATCGCCTGGGGACGCAAAGCCGGATTTACTTTAGTACTGACCGCAGTATCGATTTATACGAACTCGAAGAACTTTGTGACTCCGTCGGCTGGGCCCGTCGTCCTCTACGCAAAGTTCGTAAAGCCCTCGAACACAGTTACATGGTCGTTTCCATGTGGGAAGTGCGAGGAACCCGCAAGCGTCTGATCGGCTTTGCCCGAGCGACATCCGACTGTGCCTTCAATGCCACGGTCTGGGATGTCGCCATCCGCCCAGAGTTTCAAGGAAAAGGTCTGGGCAAGGCCCTAATGAGCTATCTCATCTCCAAACTACGACGGGACGACATCAGCAACATCACCCTCTTCGCTGATCCCCATGTGGTTAAATTTTACGGCGGTTTAGGCTTTCTTGCTGATCCCGAAGGCATTAAAGGGATGTTTTGGTATCCCAATTGA
- a CDS encoding SIMPL domain-containing protein, protein MMKRLSHRLLALPAALMLASGAIALMAPPPVMAQEQSRRTLTVQGQGSVFIPATIAQVSLGVEVDAETAESAQQQAARQSSAVVELLRSRNVEKLQTTGVQLNPIYSRRDNQQVITGYRASNTVSFQISTDAAGELLDTAVSRGATRIMGINFIGSDDAIAQARDRALQEATLDARSQADVVLGTLNLQRRDIVSINVNQTSHSAPPVPYQRMEAMAMDASTPIEGGEQQVTASVTLEVGY, encoded by the coding sequence ATGATGAAGCGCCTCTCCCACAGACTACTCGCTCTCCCTGCGGCCTTAATGCTTGCATCTGGAGCGATCGCCCTCATGGCCCCACCCCCTGTTATGGCTCAAGAACAATCCCGGCGAACCCTGACGGTTCAAGGCCAAGGTTCCGTCTTTATCCCCGCCACCATCGCTCAGGTGAGTTTAGGGGTAGAAGTGGACGCTGAGACGGCTGAGTCCGCCCAACAACAGGCCGCTCGTCAATCGTCGGCGGTGGTTGAACTGTTGCGATCGCGCAATGTGGAGAAACTGCAAACCACCGGCGTTCAGCTCAACCCCATCTATAGCCGTCGTGATAACCAACAGGTCATTACAGGCTATCGGGCCTCCAATACCGTCAGTTTCCAAATTTCGACTGACGCAGCCGGAGAACTCCTCGATACTGCCGTCTCCCGTGGTGCAACTCGCATTATGGGGATTAACTTTATCGGCAGTGATGACGCCATCGCCCAGGCCCGCGATCGCGCCCTACAAGAAGCCACCCTCGATGCTCGCTCCCAAGCCGACGTTGTTCTAGGAACCCTCAATCTCCAACGCCGAGATATTGTCAGCATCAACGTCAACCAAACCAGTCATAGCGCTCCACCGGTTCCCTATCAACGGATGGAAGCTATGGCCATGGACGCGTCCACCCCTATTGAAGGGGGAGAACAGCAAGTGACCGCCTCCGTTACCCTAGAAGTCGGCTACTAA